GCTGGGCGCGCTCCATCCGCTCCTGCTCGCGCCGCCGCTGCCGCGCCTGCTCCTTCTGCCGCTTGTCCTCGCGGACCTCCTCGACGGCCTCGTCGAGGCTGCGCACGCCCTCCAGCAGCATCAGCGACCAGGCGCGGTAGGTCTCGCGGGGCGCCCGCAGCCAGCGCACGATGCGGATCTGCGGCAGCGGACGCGGCACCAGACCCTGCTCACGCAGCGCCGCACGGCGGGTCTGCTTCAGCGCGCGGTCGAACAGGACGGCCGCCGACAGGGACATACCGGAGAAGAACTGCGGGGCGCCCGCGTGCCCGGCGCCGCGCGGCGCGTGCACCCAGTTGAACCAGGCCGCGGCCGCCGCGAACAGCCACACGAGGATGCGCGAGCCGAGCGCCGCGTCACCGTGGCTGGCCTCGCGCACGGCGAGCACGGAGCAGAACATGGCCGCGCCGTCCAGGCCGAACGGCACCAGGTACTGCCAGCCGTCGCTCAGCCCGAGGTTCTGCTCGCCGAAGCCGACCAGGCCGTGGAAGGACAGGGCGGCCGCCACCGCCGCACAGCAGAACAGCAGCACGTAGGAGGCGGTGCCGTAGATGGCCTCCTTGCGCCTGCGGCGCTCCTCGCTGCGCTCCCAGGAGTC
This Streptomyces misionensis DNA region includes the following protein-coding sequences:
- a CDS encoding DUF2637 domain-containing protein, which gives rise to MRLTDISLNWLLPGAVLLLGMLAAVAVLVRGKRSSGENANADDSWERSEERRRRKEAIYGTASYVLLFCCAAVAAALSFHGLVGFGEQNLGLSDGWQYLVPFGLDGAAMFCSVLAVREASHGDAALGSRILVWLFAAAAAWFNWVHAPRGAGHAGAPQFFSGMSLSAAVLFDRALKQTRRAALREQGLVPRPLPQIRIVRWLRAPRETYRAWSLMLLEGVRSLDEAVEEVREDKRQKEQARQRRREQERMERAQLKAISRGHGRLVGRPGGRQVEVQAVERGPAPAPAEPAISGTDQLPVPSRPSLQPVRKGSEPVTVDLTAEDDTMALPRLDSLERKLKDLEQQFG